The Saccharomonospora glauca K62 genome has a segment encoding these proteins:
- the lpdA gene encoding dihydrolipoyl dehydrogenase yields the protein MTDVEADLVILGGGSGGYAAAFRAAELGLSVTLIEKDKLGGTCLHRGCIPTKALLHAAEVADSARDGEQFGVKTTFEGVDIAAVHKYKDSVITRLYKGLQGLAKANKVNYVEGTGTFVGGTTVDVEGTRYTGKNLVLATGSYSKTLPGLELGGRIITSDDALKLDFVPKKAVVLGGGVIGVEFASVWASFGTEVTIVEALPRLVPAEDEFSSKQLERAFRRRKIAFKTGVKFTGAKQDENGVTVSLESGETLEADVLLVAVGRGPNTAGHGYDEAGLRMERGFVVTDERLRTNLPNVYAVGDIVPGLQLAHRGFQQGIFVAEEIAGLAPKPIDESGIPRVTYSHPEVASVGLTEAQAREKYGPDITTFTYDLAGNGKSQILKTSGAVKLIKAPDGPVVGLHLVGDRVGELIGEAQLIYNWEAFPEDVAPLIHAHPTQTEALGEAHLALAGKPLHVHG from the coding sequence GTGACCGACGTTGAAGCCGACCTGGTGATCCTTGGTGGCGGATCCGGTGGTTACGCCGCGGCGTTCCGCGCGGCCGAACTGGGTCTTTCCGTCACGCTCATCGAGAAGGACAAGCTGGGCGGCACCTGTCTGCATCGAGGCTGCATCCCGACCAAGGCCCTGCTCCACGCGGCAGAGGTCGCCGACTCGGCGCGGGACGGCGAGCAGTTCGGTGTGAAGACCACGTTCGAGGGCGTCGACATCGCCGCTGTCCACAAGTACAAGGACTCGGTGATCACGCGGCTGTACAAGGGGCTGCAGGGCCTGGCGAAGGCCAACAAGGTCAACTACGTGGAGGGCACGGGCACGTTCGTCGGCGGCACCACCGTCGACGTCGAGGGCACGCGCTACACCGGCAAGAACCTGGTGCTGGCCACGGGCTCGTACTCCAAGACGCTGCCCGGTCTCGAACTCGGTGGGCGCATCATCACCAGCGACGACGCGCTGAAGCTCGATTTCGTACCGAAGAAGGCCGTCGTGCTCGGCGGTGGCGTGATCGGTGTCGAGTTCGCCAGCGTGTGGGCCTCCTTCGGCACCGAGGTCACCATCGTCGAGGCGCTGCCCCGGCTGGTGCCCGCCGAGGACGAGTTCTCCTCCAAGCAGCTCGAACGGGCCTTCCGCCGCCGCAAGATCGCCTTCAAGACCGGCGTGAAGTTCACGGGCGCGAAGCAGGACGAAAACGGCGTCACCGTGTCCCTGGAATCCGGCGAGACCCTCGAGGCCGACGTGCTGCTGGTCGCCGTGGGCCGGGGCCCGAACACCGCGGGCCACGGCTACGACGAGGCGGGCCTTCGGATGGAGCGCGGCTTCGTGGTCACCGACGAGCGGTTGCGCACCAACCTGCCCAACGTCTACGCCGTCGGTGACATCGTGCCGGGCCTCCAGCTGGCCCACCGCGGTTTCCAGCAGGGCATCTTCGTCGCGGAGGAGATCGCGGGCCTTGCCCCGAAGCCGATCGACGAGTCCGGCATCCCCCGAGTCACGTACTCGCACCCCGAGGTCGCCTCGGTGGGCCTCACCGAGGCCCAGGCCAGGGAGAAGTACGGTCCGGACATCACCACGTTCACCTATGATCTGGCGGGCAACGGGAAGAGCCAGATCCTCAAGACGTCCGGTGCGGTGAAGCTCATCAAGGCCCCCGACGGCCCCGTCGTCGGTCTGCACTTGGTCGGGGACCGCGTCGGCGAGCTGATCGGCGAGGCTCAGCTCATCTACAACTGGGAGGCCTTCCCGGAGGACGTGGCGCCGCTGATCCACGCCCACCCCACCCAGACCGAAGCTCTCGGCGAAGCGCACCTCGCCCTGGCGGGCAAGCCGCTGCACGTGCACGGCTGA
- a CDS encoding SMI1/KNR4 family protein, producing MEPLSTPSGDFVEAAVRVVLTAADDAVDAEVGRAALLSACVGAVASGDRLVRQWRRVTGRPVTRLAPDPVTARAWAMTLSVRAELPEWAGEFSPLDLDAEENAHRAHLARSRGRAGVESALAGLAERAWAHAEAGNLTEARAAIDEWGHLARDVPDPDVATLAGCRPLARLLVGGALTVPAGWAEEYADALIAALHTRYPRDAAESSWAELIDEILLLRGGSDTAPPPASADEVAEAEHRLGIALPESYRTFLATCDGLPADVVFPRLLHVAELSPPAGPDGTVVISDPPVLRLRPATAEVLEEDPVFGLSVHRDIRAVLEQHRRLLEASL from the coding sequence GTGGAACCGCTGTCCACCCCGTCCGGGGACTTCGTCGAGGCCGCCGTGCGCGTCGTGCTCACGGCGGCCGACGACGCGGTGGACGCCGAGGTCGGTCGCGCGGCGCTGCTGTCGGCGTGTGTGGGTGCCGTGGCCTCGGGCGACCGGCTGGTCCGGCAGTGGCGCCGTGTCACGGGCAGGCCGGTCACCCGGTTGGCTCCCGACCCGGTGACGGCGCGGGCCTGGGCGATGACACTGTCGGTGCGCGCGGAGCTTCCGGAGTGGGCCGGCGAGTTCTCCCCTCTCGACCTCGACGCCGAGGAGAACGCCCACCGCGCTCACCTGGCGCGGTCGCGCGGCCGCGCGGGAGTCGAGTCGGCTCTCGCCGGGCTGGCCGAACGAGCCTGGGCCCATGCCGAAGCCGGAAACCTCACCGAGGCGCGTGCCGCCATCGATGAGTGGGGACACCTCGCCCGCGACGTCCCCGACCCCGACGTGGCCACGCTCGCCGGCTGCCGCCCGCTCGCCCGGTTGCTGGTCGGAGGTGCGCTCACCGTTCCGGCCGGATGGGCCGAGGAGTACGCCGACGCGCTGATCGCGGCCCTGCACACCCGGTACCCGAGGGACGCGGCGGAATCGTCGTGGGCCGAGCTGATCGACGAGATCCTGCTGCTGCGCGGCGGGTCGGACACCGCGCCACCGCCCGCGTCCGCCGACGAGGTGGCCGAGGCGGAACACAGGCTCGGCATCGCCCTGCCGGAGAGCTACCGGACGTTTTTGGCCACGTGCGACGGGCTGCCCGCCGACGTGGTCTTCCCACGACTGCTCCACGTCGCCGAGCTCTCCCCGCCCGCCGGGCCCGACGGCACCGTGGTGATCTCCGATCCTCCCGTCCTGCGGCTGCGACCCGCGACAGCCGAGGTGCTGGAGGAGGATCCCGTGTTCGGGCTCAGCGTCCACCGTGACATCCGGGCCGTGCTCGAACAGCACCGCCGGTTGCTGGAGGCGTCGCTGTAG
- a CDS encoding leucyl aminopeptidase: MSVPKLSLSENSEEALAKTRAEVVVVGTVQGADGVELAAGAEAVDSAFDGTLTEVLATLGATGKSEEIVKVPTLGRVAAGLVLAVGLGKAEDVTPERVRRAAGASGRALTGRKRVLTTLSELDLQAAVEGTVLGAYTFTAYKSEPGDTPPAHVEVAAPSEGTTRAHRATLKAATAIAEAVTIARDLVNTPPNDLFPASFAERAKELANEGGLEFEVLDEKALKRKGFGGILGVGGGSSRPPRLLRVAYRGAKAKKKVALVGKGITFDTGGISLKPPAGMDKMTSDMAGAAAVLASVVLAAKLKYPLEVVAHIPLAENMPSGTAYRPGDVLTMYGGKTVEVLNTDAEGRLILADAITRACEEGPDYLIETSTLTGAQVVALGERTAGVMGSDEFRDRVAEISQATGENGWPMPLPEELRSGLDSKIADIANVTGQRWGGMLAAGVFLREFVADDVPWAHIDIAGPAYLDGSPWGYTPKGGTGVPVRTIAAVLADIAANG; encoded by the coding sequence GTGAGCGTGCCGAAGCTGTCCCTGTCCGAGAACTCCGAGGAAGCGTTGGCCAAGACCCGCGCCGAGGTCGTCGTGGTGGGCACGGTGCAGGGGGCCGACGGGGTGGAGTTGGCAGCCGGTGCCGAGGCCGTGGACTCCGCATTCGACGGCACGCTGACCGAGGTCCTCGCCACGCTGGGCGCCACGGGCAAGAGCGAGGAGATCGTGAAGGTCCCGACGCTGGGCCGGGTGGCCGCCGGGCTCGTGCTGGCGGTGGGGCTCGGCAAGGCCGAGGACGTGACCCCGGAGCGGGTCCGGCGGGCCGCCGGCGCCTCGGGTCGCGCCCTGACCGGTCGTAAGCGGGTGTTGACCACCCTCTCCGAGCTGGACCTGCAGGCCGCTGTCGAGGGCACCGTGCTCGGGGCCTACACGTTCACGGCGTACAAGTCGGAGCCCGGCGACACCCCGCCCGCCCACGTCGAGGTCGCCGCGCCGTCCGAGGGCACCACGCGCGCGCACCGGGCGACGTTGAAGGCGGCCACGGCCATCGCCGAGGCGGTCACCATCGCCCGCGACCTGGTCAACACGCCGCCGAACGACCTGTTCCCCGCGTCCTTCGCCGAACGCGCCAAGGAACTGGCGAACGAGGGCGGACTGGAGTTCGAGGTCCTCGACGAGAAGGCCCTGAAGCGCAAGGGCTTCGGCGGCATCCTCGGGGTCGGGGGCGGCTCGTCGCGTCCGCCGCGGCTGCTGCGCGTCGCCTATCGCGGTGCGAAGGCGAAGAAGAAGGTGGCGCTCGTGGGCAAGGGCATCACATTCGACACCGGCGGTATCTCGCTGAAGCCCCCGGCGGGCATGGACAAGATGACCTCGGACATGGCGGGCGCCGCCGCCGTGCTCGCGTCGGTGGTGCTGGCGGCGAAGCTCAAGTACCCGCTGGAGGTCGTGGCCCACATCCCGCTGGCGGAGAACATGCCCTCGGGCACCGCGTACCGCCCCGGTGACGTGCTCACCATGTACGGCGGCAAGACGGTGGAGGTGCTCAACACCGACGCCGAGGGTCGCCTGATCCTGGCCGACGCCATCACGCGGGCGTGCGAGGAAGGGCCCGACTATCTCATCGAGACGTCCACGTTGACCGGTGCGCAGGTCGTGGCACTCGGCGAGCGTACGGCCGGGGTCATGGGCTCGGACGAGTTCCGCGACCGCGTCGCGGAGATCTCGCAGGCCACGGGCGAGAACGGCTGGCCGATGCCGCTGCCGGAGGAGCTGCGCTCCGGGCTCGACTCCAAGATCGCGGACATCGCGAACGTCACCGGCCAGCGGTGGGGCGGCATGCTCGCCGCGGGTGTCTTCCTGCGGGAGTTCGTCGCGGACGACGTGCCGTGGGCGCACATCGACATCGCGGGCCCGGCCTACCTGGACGGTTCCCCGTGGGGCTACACCCCCAAGGGCGGTACGGGCGTGCCGGTTCGCACCATCGCCGCGGTGCTGGCCGACATCGCCGCCAACGGCTGA
- a CDS encoding branched-chain amino acid aminotransferase, with amino-acid sequence MTTTIPFRHSPSTRPASAERVAEVLAKPGFGVHFTDHMVTVKWTKGTGWHDAELRAYEPVSLDPATAVLHYGQAIFEGLKAYRQPDGTVKAFRPDVNAARFRRSARRLAMPELPDELFLGSIRELIAADERWVPTRRGDSLYLRPFLIATEAGLGVNSPSSSYLYLLIASPAGSYFAGGVKPVSVWLSTEYVRAAPGGTGEAKCAGNYAASFVAQAQAVEQGCDQVVWLDANERRYVEEMGGMNLFFVFGSGSDARVVTPELSGSLLPGVTRDSLLRLASDFGYRVEERRITTDEWEKAAGSGELTEVFACGTAAVITPVGRVKHAGGEFTIGDGSPGEITMKLREELTGIQEGTRPDPHGWMVPLN; translated from the coding sequence ATGACGACCACGATCCCTTTCCGCCACAGTCCCAGTACCCGTCCGGCCTCGGCGGAGCGGGTAGCTGAGGTACTGGCGAAGCCGGGATTCGGGGTGCACTTCACCGACCACATGGTCACGGTGAAGTGGACGAAGGGCACGGGTTGGCACGACGCCGAGCTGCGGGCGTACGAGCCGGTGTCGCTCGACCCCGCTACCGCGGTGCTGCACTACGGCCAGGCGATCTTCGAGGGGCTCAAGGCCTACCGGCAGCCCGACGGCACGGTGAAGGCGTTCCGCCCCGACGTCAACGCCGCCCGGTTCCGCCGCTCGGCGCGCAGGCTGGCGATGCCGGAGCTGCCCGACGAGCTGTTCCTCGGCTCGATCCGGGAGCTGATCGCTGCGGACGAGCGGTGGGTGCCGACGCGCCGGGGCGACTCGCTCTACCTGCGGCCCTTCCTCATTGCGACGGAGGCCGGGCTCGGTGTCAACAGCCCGTCGTCCAGCTACCTGTACCTGCTCATCGCCTCTCCCGCGGGGTCGTACTTCGCGGGTGGCGTGAAGCCGGTGAGCGTCTGGCTGTCCACCGAGTACGTGCGGGCCGCTCCCGGCGGCACGGGCGAGGCCAAGTGCGCCGGTAACTACGCGGCGTCCTTCGTGGCGCAGGCGCAGGCGGTGGAGCAGGGTTGCGACCAGGTGGTGTGGCTCGACGCGAACGAACGCCGCTACGTCGAGGAGATGGGCGGCATGAACCTGTTCTTCGTGTTCGGCTCGGGTTCGGACGCCCGCGTGGTGACGCCCGAACTGAGCGGGTCGCTGCTGCCCGGCGTCACGCGCGACTCGCTGCTACGGCTCGCCTCGGACTTCGGCTACCGGGTGGAGGAGCGCCGGATCACCACCGACGAGTGGGAGAAGGCCGCGGGCTCCGGGGAACTCACCGAGGTGTTCGCGTGCGGTACGGCCGCCGTGATCACGCCGGTCGGCCGCGTCAAGCACGCCGGTGGAGAGTTCACGATCGGTGACGGCTCACCCGGCGAGATCACCATGAAGCTGCGCGAGGAACTCACCGGTATCCAGGAGGGCACCCGTCCCGACCCCCACGGGTGGATGGTCCCGCTGAACTGA
- a CDS encoding nicotinate-nucleotide--dimethylbenzimidazole phosphoribosyltransferase, protein MPIEFAEVSRPDDLPRTRSRRPFGTLDTLGDWLAACQGRTSPTPPRRTRIVVFAADHGIAAKGVSARSPEATRKLVAELRDGGTPLGILAGETGSGVRVVDVAVDNDDTGEFKIRRGSGSIDSEDALTSDETERAVRVGMRIADAEVDEGADLLVPAELGVGTTTPAATVVAALTGTEPVAVVGRGSGIDDNAWMRKAAAIRDALRRARPVVTEPLELLRTVGGADLAALTGFLAQAAVRRTPVLLDGLTVCAAAMLAEELAPGACSWWLATHRTTEQAHALALEHLGLTPLVDFGIAEGAGTGTAALLPLLSMAARLRSASGEESSERR, encoded by the coding sequence GTGCCCATCGAGTTCGCCGAGGTTTCCCGTCCCGACGACCTGCCGCGCACGAGGAGCCGTCGCCCCTTCGGCACGCTCGACACGCTCGGCGACTGGCTCGCCGCGTGCCAGGGACGTACCTCCCCGACTCCTCCGCGTCGCACGCGGATCGTGGTGTTCGCCGCGGATCACGGCATCGCCGCCAAGGGCGTGTCCGCCCGCTCCCCCGAAGCCACGCGGAAACTCGTCGCGGAACTTCGCGACGGAGGCACTCCGCTCGGGATTCTCGCGGGCGAGACCGGTAGCGGAGTGCGGGTCGTCGACGTCGCCGTCGACAACGACGACACCGGGGAGTTCAAGATCCGCCGTGGGTCGGGGTCCATCGACTCCGAGGACGCGCTGACGAGCGACGAGACCGAGCGGGCCGTTCGGGTGGGTATGCGCATCGCCGACGCCGAGGTGGACGAGGGAGCCGACCTGCTCGTCCCGGCCGAACTCGGTGTGGGGACCACCACCCCGGCGGCGACGGTGGTGGCGGCACTCACCGGTACCGAACCCGTCGCCGTCGTCGGTCGCGGTTCGGGCATCGACGACAACGCCTGGATGCGCAAGGCCGCCGCCATCCGCGACGCCCTGCGCAGGGCGCGGCCGGTGGTCACCGAGCCGTTGGAACTGCTGCGCACGGTGGGCGGCGCCGACCTCGCCGCCCTCACCGGATTCCTCGCGCAGGCCGCCGTGCGCCGCACCCCGGTGCTGCTCGACGGGCTCACCGTGTGCGCAGCGGCCATGCTCGCCGAGGAACTCGCCCCCGGAGCGTGCTCGTGGTGGCTGGCGACGCACCGGACGACCGAACAGGCCCACGCCCTGGCACTGGAGCACCTCGGGCTCACGCCGCTGGTGGATTTCGGTATCGCGGAGGGAGCGGGCACGGGAACCGCCGCCCTGCTGCCGTTGCTCTCGATGGCCGCCCGGCTGCGCTCGGCGTCCGGCGAGGAGTCGAGCGAACGCCGCTGA
- a CDS encoding IspD/TarI family cytidylyltransferase, translating into MGERGASGAAGVVLASGAGTRVGAATNKVYLPVAGRSVVSWSLNAFARTPGIATLVLVTRPVDAEFVEDVLRHEVDAEVEVVHGGRTRQESELAALRHLRERIETGAIDTVLLHDGARPLVSTTLIAEVLRVAREHGGALPGLRADDIVALADGTGDAVTTPGTDTLVRAQTPQGFRAAPLLAAYERAEAEGFVGTDTASCMERFSELPVRWVPGEERNIKVTYPHDLVIAGRVLAEGA; encoded by the coding sequence GTGGGTGAGCGCGGAGCATCGGGTGCGGCCGGTGTCGTTCTGGCCAGTGGCGCGGGGACGCGTGTGGGAGCCGCGACCAACAAGGTCTATCTGCCCGTGGCGGGCCGCAGTGTCGTGTCGTGGTCGCTGAACGCCTTCGCACGGACTCCCGGCATCGCCACCCTGGTCCTGGTGACCAGGCCGGTGGACGCGGAATTCGTTGAGGACGTGCTGCGCCACGAGGTCGACGCCGAGGTCGAGGTCGTCCACGGTGGGCGGACGCGGCAGGAGTCCGAACTCGCCGCGTTGCGTCACCTCCGCGAGCGCATCGAGACGGGCGCGATCGACACGGTGCTGCTGCACGACGGGGCGCGCCCGCTGGTGAGCACCACCCTGATCGCCGAGGTGCTGCGGGTGGCACGGGAACACGGTGGTGCGCTACCGGGACTGCGCGCCGACGACATCGTGGCGCTCGCCGACGGTACGGGCGACGCGGTGACCACGCCGGGAACGGACACGTTGGTGCGGGCCCAGACCCCACAGGGTTTCCGCGCGGCTCCGCTGCTGGCCGCCTACGAGCGGGCCGAGGCCGAGGGGTTCGTCGGAACCGACACGGCTTCGTGCATGGAGCGGTTCTCCGAGCTTCCGGTGCGCTGGGTACCGGGGGAGGAACGCAACATCAAGGTCACCTATCCGCACGACCTGGTGATCGCCGGACGGGTGCTCGCCGAGGGGGCGTGA
- a CDS encoding BRO family protein, whose protein sequence is MDDQGEFWSARDLMPLLGYEQWRRFDDALTRAGSAAYNAGHHPDQHFCQLRQKGIGRPQTDCRLTRYACYLVAMNGDPRKPEIAAAQTYFQGGKLMTFTPRARKADREAILVHEETKNHKPETPQEAWWRKNPNHFRTWTTRTGCVIAFGGMKVFYGRCPGTEGDTCNALVTTRRRMKPSGIREGRWPVYCGPCGRLRRELDRASRERDKKRSQRERQREWLEKTVNAGRRSRGEEPLTWAQWQRIVNDDS, encoded by the coding sequence GTGGACGACCAGGGAGAGTTCTGGTCGGCAAGAGACCTTATGCCGCTGCTGGGCTATGAGCAGTGGCGACGGTTCGATGACGCCCTGACCCGCGCGGGGTCGGCGGCATACAACGCGGGACACCACCCTGACCAGCATTTTTGCCAGCTCCGGCAAAAAGGTATCGGGCGGCCCCAGACGGACTGCCGGCTCACCCGGTACGCCTGCTACCTGGTTGCCATGAACGGCGACCCGCGTAAGCCGGAGATCGCAGCGGCTCAGACGTACTTTCAAGGAGGGAAACTCATGACATTCACACCACGGGCACGCAAGGCAGACCGTGAAGCCATATTGGTCCACGAGGAGACTAAGAACCACAAACCAGAAACCCCACAAGAAGCCTGGTGGAGGAAGAACCCGAACCACTTCCGAACGTGGACGACTAGGACGGGATGTGTCATCGCTTTCGGCGGGATGAAGGTCTTCTACGGTCGGTGCCCCGGCACTGAGGGAGACACCTGTAATGCTCTGGTGACGACAAGGCGACGTATGAAGCCCAGCGGTATCCGTGAAGGTCGCTGGCCTGTCTACTGCGGCCCCTGCGGCCGACTACGGCGAGAGTTGGACCGGGCATCCCGCGAGCGGGATAAGAAGCGTAGTCAGCGGGAGAGGCAACGGGAGTGGTTGGAGAAGACTGTCAACGCTGGGCGACGGTCTCGGGGAGAGGAACCGTTGACGTGGGCACAGTGGCAACGAATAGTGAACGATGACAGCTAG
- a CDS encoding ribbon-helix-helix protein, CopG family translates to MFELDDDERFTQISFSLRPTLKARVDRYARQQDMTRAQVIRKAITEYLVSRDGDR, encoded by the coding sequence ATGTTTGAACTTGATGACGACGAACGATTTACGCAGATCTCGTTCTCTTTGCGGCCGACTTTGAAAGCCCGCGTTGACCGGTATGCCCGTCAGCAGGACATGACACGGGCACAGGTGATTAGGAAGGCGATCACGGAGTACCTCGTGTCCCGGGACGGTGACCGATGA
- a CDS encoding DUF3558 domain-containing protein: MKRVLTVLAVGSLAVLATACSTEDGQAEPQDAASSVPSSAAASSQAASDLPHSGAPAVDNPLPRSVLSGDPCQALTPEQVKAALGDNASTGKRQNIDGLGPRCDWNNTDALASFAVTFQTEPGEGLSATYANAKPQMPVFNEVGPIEGFPAVVYKKSDTDPMCTTMVGLSDEYAISVTGTLGVDAEEKGKDSCEPVQQVASWVVANLKAQS, encoded by the coding sequence ATGAAGCGTGTACTCACGGTGTTGGCGGTCGGTTCACTGGCGGTACTGGCCACGGCCTGTTCTACCGAGGACGGCCAAGCTGAGCCACAGGACGCCGCTAGCTCTGTTCCGTCCTCTGCTGCCGCCAGTAGCCAGGCAGCCTCGGACCTTCCGCACAGTGGTGCGCCAGCCGTAGACAACCCTCTTCCCCGATCGGTGTTGTCTGGTGACCCGTGCCAAGCGCTGACACCGGAACAGGTCAAGGCAGCCCTTGGAGATAATGCGTCCACCGGTAAGCGGCAGAACATTGACGGACTCGGCCCACGGTGCGACTGGAACAACACCGACGCGCTCGCATCGTTTGCTGTGACCTTCCAAACCGAGCCGGGTGAAGGGCTTAGCGCGACTTACGCAAACGCTAAACCGCAAATGCCCGTGTTTAACGAGGTCGGACCGATCGAAGGCTTCCCCGCCGTCGTGTACAAGAAGAGCGACACAGACCCGATGTGTACGACGATGGTCGGTCTCAGCGATGAGTATGCAATATCGGTGACGGGCACTCTCGGAGTTGACGCAGAGGAAAAAGGCAAGGACTCCTGTGAACCGGTGCAGCAGGTTGCTAGCTGGGTGGTTGCCAACCTGAAAGCTCAGTCTTAG
- a CDS encoding type VII secretion target, whose protein sequence is MTDNTGDTAATGGNIWDKLTFAVKGDKGTATADGWVTESAGPVGGFLIDLETAEGLVRQSDWIVERLQETAQIARDLVNIQPPAEDPGSMHFTEVARQANQLGADNVQQQWEHARAIAKNLRKALNVYKETDEQAGTDVKNAGGGDGGGLFN, encoded by the coding sequence ATGACAGACAACACGGGTGACACGGCAGCCACGGGCGGCAACATCTGGGACAAGCTGACGTTTGCCGTCAAGGGCGACAAGGGCACTGCGACGGCAGACGGCTGGGTTACCGAGTCAGCCGGACCCGTCGGGGGCTTCCTGATAGACCTAGAGACCGCCGAAGGTCTGGTCCGGCAATCTGACTGGATCGTGGAGCGACTGCAAGAGACGGCACAAATCGCCCGCGACCTTGTGAACATTCAGCCACCGGCTGAAGACCCCGGAAGCATGCACTTCACTGAGGTAGCCCGGCAGGCGAACCAGCTTGGCGCTGACAACGTTCAGCAGCAGTGGGAGCACGCGCGGGCGATTGCCAAGAACCTACGGAAGGCATTGAACGTCTACAAGGAGACCGACGAGCAAGCCGGTACGGACGTGAAGAACGCCGGGGGCGGCGACGGAGGGGGGCTGTTCAACTGA
- a CDS encoding recombinase family protein has protein sequence MSQLRIVGRIRLSRDTDASTSVERQREAIEGWAKMHDGQIVGWATDVDVSGAVSPLEAPELSQWLQQPESWDVLVAAALDRLGRTLFGLNDLFAWANENKKVIATIRESINLDTWSGRMVASVLAGVAEGELEAIKARTKASRAKLVELGRWHGGALPYGYRSVKAPDGDGYRLEPDPEQAAIVREIFERVADNWAVNKIVRDLNDRGVKPPRKGSAQWNGLTIKRMVSGTSILGQQKHHGKLVLGPDGMPVQFGEPLVSDDLYRTANAVLASNKVPRKRSNPSGLLLNVVYCWECYVTREELSPLYLNVQHRPNRKRQEYRYWRCREVVTSSGKCTMRSLPADELEEMFREDFLGKIGHTEVTESVWVPGTDTADELEKVNRAISRVRKEADSGLYDDDEEGYLERLKRLTDRRRELESLPSTEGHWEDRPTGETYREAWDRMDTDERRHLIQKTRLRGFAKPNPLTLMTVMSPPRFREALPGWTHVQEQGVFRTHPDGTREQLPDDFFLKNLGR, from the coding sequence ATGTCACAACTTCGCATCGTTGGTCGTATCCGCCTGAGCCGGGACACCGACGCCAGCACCAGTGTGGAACGCCAGCGCGAGGCCATCGAGGGGTGGGCCAAGATGCATGACGGCCAGATAGTCGGGTGGGCTACTGACGTTGACGTATCGGGTGCCGTGAGCCCGCTAGAGGCCCCGGAACTGTCCCAGTGGCTACAGCAGCCCGAGAGCTGGGATGTCCTCGTAGCGGCAGCCCTCGACCGCCTCGGACGTACTCTGTTCGGACTGAATGACCTGTTCGCATGGGCAAACGAGAACAAGAAGGTTATCGCCACCATCCGGGAGTCCATCAACTTAGACACCTGGTCTGGTCGCATGGTTGCCTCAGTCCTCGCCGGAGTCGCAGAGGGCGAACTAGAGGCCATCAAGGCCCGCACGAAGGCCAGCAGAGCAAAGCTGGTCGAACTAGGCCGCTGGCATGGCGGGGCACTCCCCTACGGCTACCGATCGGTGAAGGCTCCCGACGGTGACGGATACCGCCTAGAGCCCGACCCGGAGCAAGCGGCCATCGTCCGCGAGATATTCGAGCGGGTAGCGGACAACTGGGCAGTGAACAAGATTGTCCGTGACCTCAATGACCGTGGTGTGAAACCTCCCCGCAAGGGCTCTGCTCAATGGAACGGGTTAACCATCAAGCGGATGGTTTCCGGGACTTCCATCCTAGGTCAGCAAAAGCATCACGGGAAACTAGTTCTAGGCCCGGATGGCATGCCTGTGCAATTCGGTGAGCCGCTGGTCTCTGACGACCTTTACCGGACGGCTAACGCGGTCCTCGCCAGCAACAAAGTACCTCGGAAGCGAAGCAATCCGTCCGGGCTACTTCTCAACGTGGTTTACTGCTGGGAGTGCTACGTCACCAGGGAAGAGCTTTCGCCGCTCTATCTGAACGTCCAGCATCGACCTAACCGGAAGAGGCAAGAGTACCGCTATTGGCGTTGCCGGGAGGTAGTCACATCGTCCGGAAAATGCACCATGCGAAGCCTTCCCGCCGACGAGCTTGAGGAAATGTTTCGTGAGGACTTCCTGGGAAAGATCGGACACACCGAAGTCACAGAGTCCGTCTGGGTTCCAGGGACCGACACCGCCGATGAACTGGAGAAGGTCAATCGGGCGATCTCTCGGGTTCGAAAGGAAGCCGACTCAGGACTATATGACGATGATGAGGAAGGCTACCTAGAGCGCCTGAAGAGGCTTACCGACCGTAGACGTGAGCTGGAATCCCTGCCGTCAACTGAGGGGCACTGGGAAGATCGGCCCACCGGGGAAACATACCGGGAAGCATGGGACCGGATGGATACCGACGAGCGACGGCACCTTATCCAGAAGACAAGGCTTCGAGGGTTTGCTAAACCTAACCCGCTGACACTCATGACGGTAATGAGTCCTCCTAGGTTTCGCGAGGCCCTCCCCGGTTGGACACACGTCCAGGAACAGGGGGTATTCCGCACACACCCTGACGGGACACGTGAACAATTACCGGATGATTTCTTCCTGAAGAATCTTGGACGATGA